Genomic window (Numenius arquata chromosome 20, bNumArq3.hap1.1, whole genome shotgun sequence):
ATCATATATATATTCTACTAGATCAAGGTGACTGTTGCAGGCCTAACAGGAAAAGAACCGGTGCAGTGCAGTCGAGATGTCTTCATTTGTCCTGATGCCAGTCTTGAAGATGCTAGGAAAGAGGTTGGTTAGCCTTTGTCACAGTTTCAGAGGTGAATTTGAAAAACTTGTGCATTCCCTTTAGGCAGATGTTGCATGTTATGTTAGCTCTATGCAGTAGTGAGTCACAGAACTGTGCTTTGCACAGTGCTCCCCTTCAGCGTTGTCCTGCTTCATAGCATGCTAGGATCAGACGGATTTCTTAATTCTGCATGGGTATTTGTTCTTGCAAAGCATCCAATATAGAGCTTTATTTTGCATGTTAGTCAGCCCAACAAAATACTGAGGTTTGGAATAACCAAAAGTCCTGATGGGAAGCTAAACAGTGCTGTAGTTAGACCTGTACAGTAGGACTGGAGCAAACCCACTTGTCCTTACAATGCAAGAGCTGCTGTTTGCTTGCTGAAGCTCTCAAATGCATTGGGCTTAAAAGTTAGTTCTGTGACAGACTTTACCAATCATAGGCTCTTCCTGGAATAGGAAACAGTATTTTGTTCCATAATTGGAACTGTTTCTCTGATCAGAAGGTGTTGTTCAGTGGAAGAAGAGGCAGATCCCTTTGCTTCTCACTCGACTCAGCTGTAATGGCCTTAAAACAGCATAATGAATGTACCAGCCTCTGCTCAACAGAACAgttttatcttttgtttgtttaggggCCTTACGATGTCGTGGTCCTGCCTGGGGGTAACCTTGGAGCTCAGAACTTGTCAGAGGTAAAGTTCTGGTATCTTAAACATGCATGGGCATCCTCATGAGTACTGAGTGGTCTACACTTGCTTAGTAATCCTGCAGATTCAGTTCAGCATCTGAAAATTCTCTTCTGAATGAATCAGTAAACTAATTGTTAATTGTCTTAAGCCTTCTTGTGAATATGTAGGTGGGACAACTGGGCAAATTCTTGAACTTGAGTACCTAGCAGAATAAAAATGGAAGGGTATTGTGGGGAAACCTGTTCATAATCATATGAAGGTGAAATAGTggcaaatgaatatttaattccGTGAAATACAAAACAGGCTGAACCCACAGGACTCTGTTCCGTTGCTTAAGAATTCTGTTTCTGGTGCAAAACTGTTGTAGTGATGGTATAAATACCTTGTGGAAGGCAGACGGACAAACAAGTCAATCTCTCAGATAGGATTTAGATGGTATCACACAGTTTGTAAGCTCTGGAATATGAGACAAATATCCCTTATAAAACTTTTTAAGAATGATAGCTATTGTCTGGAGGTATCTCTTGAatactcttttctgtttctcttgtgaAGTTTTTGATCAACTTTCTACGCCCATGGATTAACCAGCTTTTCTGTGGGCCAAGTACTTCCTTGCAGTTCCTTATGATTTCCTTAGTCTTTCCTTGTGGGGCAAGTATTTATTGGTTTCGGTTTTTGCTCTTTAGTGTTTTCATTGCTCCCTGTTCTGAGGCAGGATGGAGAGTTGTCAGCTGGTTGTCTTTGTAAAACTTGTTTATTAATTTGCTGTGGAAAGTATTTCAACAATGCTTCAAATAATAAACCCCAGACAATGACTTGTGATATGGTTTCTTCATACAGTCTCCTGCTGTGAAAGACATTTTGAAGGACCAGGAAAGCAGAAAGGGCCTGATTGCTGCTATATGTGCAGGTGGGTTAACAAGACGTCTTGCTTTGTAAAGCATTTGGATATTTGGAAGGGGCATGCAGACAGTTTCCTGTCTTAGAAGTCTATATTCCTGTAATTAGTAGCAGGGATTTGTATTATATGTGCACCCCCCAGCATTTACATTTATGGTAAATTTAATAGCAGAGGAATCTCTAAAATATTGTGAACACTTAGCCTGCAAGTTCTGCTTGGTACTCAGTTCTTTTCAATCACTTGTGttactgtctttaaaataaaaagtgaaaggtAATGTGCTAGcattttttacaaaatatttgctCATTCCGGTGATCTTTCTGCGAGGACACGGTGCTGGCAGAACATCATTGCTGTAAATTTATCTCAtatctcctctcctgccctttaGCTTCAGAAGGAAGGCTGTAAATATAGAATTACAGGCTCACCCTTCCTCATCTGAGTGATGGCAAAAGATGGAATCACTCTGAGGAGAGGCTTGTCGGCTTACATATTCTGCACAGCTAGGTATCCAGTTCATTCTGTGTAagatttttatgtaaaaaaagcaggaagaacaaTTGTCATTACTCCCAGCTGAACTGAGAGGCTGGCCTAGGTGCCCATAGCTGAGAATGAGGAGATGGCGATGAGCGTGTAAAAGACAGTCTAATAGTGTCTTTGTGGAGtgtattttcacttttgttttctcatacattgctggtttttttgctttcattcttcaGTTAGGCGATATGCATACAGAGTTGAACCAGGCAGTGGTAGGCTTCTACGTCTCTATCTGTATCTCTTGCACAACAATTGCAAATTCATGATAGCCCAAAAAAGGCCTTTGTTTGTAATTGGGACAGTTCATTGATTTAGGTATAATGCTTCTTAGTAGCCGATTCCAGCTATATGCAAAGAAGGTTATTTCCTGGGCTACATCTAAAATGAATCAAATGTAAACAAATGTAAAGAAACTCACATTAGGCAAATCCTGCCTTCAGTTTCTTTTGGAATTCCCGTAAGGATTTTCTGTCAGATAACCTAAGACTTCTTGACACAAACTCCTTCCTCAGTTCAGGCCAAGGAGgaagcatgaaaagaaaagataaagactGTTAAAACCAAAAACTTAATGGTTAGCCCATGATGTGTCCAAAGTACTGCTTGGCACACAATTCCAGCATGTAAAGGCTTACTCAAATATAATTATACCAGTCAAGTCTCTTCAAGGCTTTAACAAGGTTGTGAAGTAATTGTACCTAGTTAATGTTCAGATTGAAATGCAGACTTTTTGTTACTTAGTTTcaggcagttttaaaaaaatgtattatttcgaAGTAAAATGACCATTGTTCTTGACTCCTTCAAAGGCAGCATAGTCACTGGTAGAACAGCTGCGTGAACTGGGTGTTCTTTAAACCTTCtctattcttcatttttttttgcgcAGGGTGTTTGTGTAATAGAACGGGAGAGATTATACAGCTGTATTCTTTTGAGGCTTTTTGCTGCAGAGATAGGGCTGGCATCAGTTTTATAAAAAGTAGTCTGTCCACAGTGAGCTTTGGCCCCTTGAGGGCCTAGTGCCCGAACATGTGTTCTTGAAAGTGTTTGTAGCAGAAAACAGTTCCTCACTGGTGCACCTTTGTGTCCTTACAGGTCCTACTGCCCTTCTGGCACATGGGATAGGGTTTGGAAGCAAAGTCACAACACATCCTTTGGCCAAAGATAAAATGATGAATGGAGGTATGTGACAACTTTTATAAGTTTCTTGCTAAACTcttctcagaatttttttttttttagctgaagccttgttttaaagaaaggaaaatagcatttttatcttattttatatcTCTGAATTACCTTCAAGCTTTCCCGAACATAATCAAAATTCAACTGAAGATGCTAAGACTGTATTTCTAAGTCTGTTTAACCTGAAAATACAGGCCTATGTTAACA
Coding sequences:
- the PARK7 gene encoding Parkinson disease protein 7 isoform X2, which gives rise to MASKRALVILAKGAEEMETVIPTDVMRRAGIKVTVAGLTGKEPVQCSRDVFICPDASLEDARKEGPYDVVVLPGGNLGAQNLSESPAVKDILKDQESRKGLIAAICAGPTALLAHGIGFGSKVTTHPLAKDKMMNGAHYSYSESRVEKDGNILTSRGPGTSFEFGLAIVETLMGKEVAEQVKAPLILKE